One stretch of Rhodoferax lithotrophicus DNA includes these proteins:
- a CDS encoding PAS domain-containing protein: MRLTDMAQPAEPSKQSRLTYFDGSSRIVYVTDLEVPFPQGRLIVSSTDLNGIITHANDAFVEMSGYSRDELIGAPHHILRHPDMPKVAFKGLWDDVAAGKKWHGYVKNLRKDGFYYWVYATAVPNIRNGVIVGYTSVRRKPSRTRINELIPLYKQWLDQERSVS, from the coding sequence ATGAGGCTTACCGATATGGCTCAACCTGCTGAGCCTTCAAAACAAAGCAGACTAACTTATTTCGATGGTTCTTCTCGCATTGTTTATGTAACTGATCTTGAGGTACCGTTTCCGCAAGGACGGTTAATCGTATCAAGCACCGATCTAAATGGCATCATTACCCATGCGAATGATGCTTTTGTGGAAATGAGTGGCTACTCTCGGGATGAGTTAATCGGTGCACCACACCATATCCTCCGCCACCCAGACATGCCCAAAGTTGCGTTCAAAGGACTTTGGGATGATGTGGCAGCGGGTAAAAAATGGCACGGTTACGTGAAAAATCTGCGAAAAGATGGCTTCTATTATTGGGTATACGCCACTGCCGTGCCCAATATTCGTAACGGTGTTATTGTGGGTTATACCTCAGTACGTCGCAAACCTTCTCGAACCCGTATCAATGAATTAATACCTCTGTATAAGCAGTGGCTTGATCAGGAAAGATCTGTATCATGA
- a CDS encoding nitroreductase produces MNQTQSIDQAVVTAAVDATITSRRSIRAFTQQQVPRETIQEILQVASRAPSGTNTQPWKVYVLQGQSRQTLVDKVCAAHNALRANPALISEFQEAYDYYPEKWVSPYIDRRRENGWSLYGLLDIGKGDKDKMHFQHQRNFQFFDAPVGLMFTIDRIMGRGSMLDTGMFLQNVMLAARARGLHTCPQAAWNGFTSIILPHIGAGTDEMLLCGMALGYAAEADKVNSLHTPREPVTKFTRWLE; encoded by the coding sequence ATGAACCAAACTCAATCCATAGATCAAGCGGTTGTGACCGCTGCTGTAGACGCAACGATTACTTCGCGCAGATCGATTCGAGCATTTACCCAGCAGCAGGTGCCTCGCGAGACAATTCAAGAGATTTTGCAAGTAGCCAGCCGGGCTCCATCGGGAACCAATACTCAGCCTTGGAAGGTTTATGTCTTGCAGGGGCAAAGTAGGCAAACACTGGTAGACAAAGTTTGCGCAGCCCACAATGCCCTGCGAGCTAACCCTGCCTTGATCAGCGAGTTTCAGGAGGCTTATGACTACTATCCTGAAAAATGGGTGAGTCCGTACATTGACAGGCGCCGTGAAAACGGTTGGAGCCTGTATGGTTTATTGGATATTGGCAAGGGTGACAAGGACAAAATGCATTTTCAGCATCAGCGGAATTTTCAATTTTTTGATGCACCAGTTGGTTTGATGTTCACTATTGACCGCATCATGGGCCGTGGTTCCATGTTGGATACGGGCATGTTTTTGCAAAATGTCATGCTCGCTGCACGAGCCAGGGGATTGCACACTTGCCCTCAAGCAGCTTGGAATGGGTTTACCAGTATCATCCTGCCGCACATCGGTGCAGGAACTGATGAAATGCTTCTTTGTGGGATGGCCTTGGGATATGCTGCAGAAGCAGATAAAGTAAATTCATTACATACGCCGAGAGAACCAGTGACGAAATTTACGCGTTGGCTTGAATAA
- a CDS encoding DNA topoisomerase IV subunit B has protein sequence MATKPNSEYSEGSIRVLKGLEPVKQRPGMYTRTDNPAHIIQEVLDNAADEALAGHGKKIKVIVHADGSITVEDDGRGIPFGMHPTENAPVIELVFTQLHAGGKFDKGKGGAYSFSGGLHGVGVSVTNALALRLEATTYREGQVARLVFAGGDVIEPLVVRPAAEGDRKSGTTVRVWPDGQYFESLTWPMALLEHLLRSKAVLMPGVTVTLVQEKTKETQTWVFKGGLRDYLTQTLPVDPVIPLFEGDGFADAHNDSFAEGEGAAWCVAFTDEGQPVRESYVNLIPTSAGGTHEAGLRDGLFTAVKSFVDLHSLLPKGVKLLPDDVFARASFVLSTKVLDPQFQGQIKERLNSRDAVRLVSSFVRPALELWLNQNVEYGKKLAEMAIKAAQSRQKAGQKVEKRKGSGVAVLPGKLTDCESRDISENEVFLVEGDSAGGSAKMGRNKESQAILPLRGKVLNTWEVDRDRLFANNEIHDIAVAIGVDPHGPSDTPDLSGLRYGKICILSDADVDGSHIQVLLLTLFFKHFPKLIDAGHVFVARPPLFRVDAPARGKKPASKSYALDEGELTAILDKLRKEGVREGAWTISRFKGLGEMNAEQLWDTTLNPDTRRLLPVQLGALDLLQTAELMNKLMGKGEAGARRELMELHGDSVDLDV, from the coding sequence ATGGCTACCAAACCCAACTCCGAATACTCCGAAGGTTCCATTCGCGTCCTGAAAGGACTGGAGCCCGTCAAGCAACGCCCGGGCATGTACACCCGTACCGACAACCCGGCCCACATCATCCAGGAAGTGCTGGACAACGCGGCAGACGAAGCCCTGGCCGGGCATGGCAAAAAAATCAAGGTGATTGTTCACGCCGATGGCTCGATCACGGTCGAGGATGATGGCCGCGGCATCCCGTTTGGCATGCACCCCACTGAAAACGCCCCGGTGATCGAACTGGTGTTCACGCAACTCCATGCCGGTGGCAAGTTTGACAAAGGCAAGGGCGGTGCCTACAGCTTCTCGGGTGGACTGCACGGCGTGGGTGTAAGCGTCACCAATGCCCTGGCCTTGCGCCTGGAAGCCACCACTTACCGCGAAGGGCAGGTGGCACGCTTGGTGTTTGCCGGTGGCGATGTGATTGAGCCGCTGGTGGTGCGCCCCGCAGCCGAGGGCGACCGCAAATCGGGCACCACGGTGCGGGTCTGGCCGGATGGTCAATACTTTGAATCACTCACCTGGCCCATGGCGCTTTTAGAGCACCTGTTGCGCAGCAAAGCCGTGTTGATGCCTGGTGTGACGGTGACCCTGGTGCAAGAGAAAACCAAAGAGACCCAAACCTGGGTCTTCAAAGGCGGCTTGCGTGACTATTTGACGCAGACTCTGCCGGTTGATCCGGTGATACCCCTGTTTGAAGGGGACGGTTTTGCCGATGCCCATAACGACAGCTTTGCCGAAGGCGAAGGCGCGGCTTGGTGTGTGGCTTTTACCGACGAGGGGCAACCGGTACGCGAAAGTTACGTCAACCTGATCCCCACCAGCGCTGGGGGTACCCATGAGGCCGGTTTGCGCGATGGCTTGTTCACCGCTGTGAAAAGTTTTGTGGACTTGCATTCTCTGCTGCCCAAAGGAGTCAAGCTGCTGCCTGACGATGTGTTTGCACGGGCCAGCTTTGTCTTGTCCACCAAAGTGCTCGATCCGCAGTTTCAGGGGCAAATCAAGGAACGTTTGAATTCGCGTGATGCCGTTCGGCTGGTCTCCAGCTTTGTTCGCCCGGCCCTGGAGCTGTGGCTGAACCAGAATGTGGAATACGGCAAAAAGCTGGCCGAAATGGCCATCAAAGCCGCGCAGAGCCGTCAAAAAGCCGGTCAAAAAGTTGAAAAGCGCAAAGGCTCCGGCGTGGCCGTGCTGCCCGGCAAGTTGACCGACTGCGAAAGCCGTGACATATCTGAGAACGAAGTGTTTCTGGTCGAAGGTGACTCCGCCGGTGGCAGCGCCAAAATGGGCCGCAACAAGGAAAGTCAGGCGATTCTGCCATTGCGCGGCAAAGTGCTGAACACCTGGGAGGTGGATCGCGACCGCCTGTTTGCCAACAACGAAATTCATGACATTGCCGTGGCCATCGGGGTTGACCCGCATGGCCCAAGCGACACGCCTGACCTGAGTGGCCTGCGCTACGGCAAGATTTGCATTCTGAGCGACGCGGACGTGGACGGCTCGCACATCCAGGTGCTGCTGCTGACCCTGTTTTTCAAACACTTTCCCAAATTGATTGATGCCGGCCACGTGTTTGTCGCCCGCCCACCCTTGTTCCGGGTCGATGCCCCGGCGCGTGGCAAAAAACCGGCCTCCAAGTCCTACGCCCTGGATGAAGGCGAGTTGACCGCCATTCTGGACAAGCTGCGCAAGGAAGGTGTGCGCGAAGGGGCCTGGACCATCAGCCGCTTCAAAGGCCTGGGCGAAATGAATGCCGAGCAATTGTGGGACACCACCCTGAACCCTGACACCCGTCGTCTGTTACCGGTGCAGCTGGGTGCGCTGGACTTGCTGCAGACTGCCGAATTGATGAACAAGCTGATGGGCAAGGGTGAGGCCGGTGCACGCCGCGAGCTGATGGAATTGCATGGCGACTCGGTTGATCTGGACGTGTGA
- the dapA gene encoding 4-hydroxy-tetrahydrodipicolinate synthase — protein MTLPQRILTGSIVALVTPMLADGSVDYAALRKLIDWHVAEGTDCVGVVGTTGESPTVSVTEHCEIIRVAVEQAAGRIPIMAGCGSNCTAEAIELAKFAKKVGADSQLQVVPYYNKPTQEGQYQHFKAIAEAVELPLILYNVPGRSVADMAVETVLRLAEVPGIVGIKEATGNIDRAQWLIKQAPENFAIYSGDDPTAVALMLCGGHGNISVTANVAPRLMHELCMAALAGDVKRAMDIQFKLMPLHKNLFVEANPIPVKWAVARMNLCGGTMRLPLTELTSANEPVVEAAMQAVGLI, from the coding sequence ATGACACTTCCTCAGCGCATCCTTACCGGCAGCATCGTTGCCTTGGTTACCCCCATGCTTGCCGATGGCAGCGTAGACTACGCCGCCTTGCGAAAGTTGATCGACTGGCACGTAGCCGAAGGCACTGATTGCGTAGGTGTTGTCGGCACCACGGGTGAATCACCTACGGTCAGCGTCACGGAACACTGTGAAATCATCAGGGTTGCGGTTGAGCAGGCAGCAGGACGTATACCGATCATGGCAGGCTGCGGCTCCAACTGCACAGCTGAAGCCATTGAACTGGCTAAATTCGCCAAAAAAGTGGGGGCAGACAGCCAACTTCAGGTTGTTCCCTATTACAACAAGCCCACACAAGAAGGTCAGTACCAACACTTCAAAGCGATTGCTGAAGCGGTAGAACTGCCCTTGATTTTGTACAACGTGCCAGGACGCTCGGTGGCGGATATGGCAGTCGAAACGGTCTTGCGTCTGGCAGAAGTGCCAGGCATTGTGGGCATCAAGGAAGCTACCGGCAACATTGACCGCGCTCAGTGGCTCATCAAACAAGCACCGGAAAACTTTGCGATTTATTCGGGTGATGACCCCACTGCGGTCGCGCTGATGCTGTGTGGTGGTCATGGCAATATCAGTGTGACTGCGAATGTAGCGCCACGACTGATGCATGAACTGTGCATGGCGGCTCTGGCTGGTGATGTCAAACGCGCCATGGATATCCAGTTTAAATTGATGCCCCTGCACAAAAATTTGTTTGTGGAGGCCAACCCTATTCCGGTCAAGTGGGCTGTCGCTCGCATGAACCTGTGCGGCGGCACCATGCGTTTGCCTTTAACCGAATTGACATCGGCCAATGAGCCTGTGGTTGAAGCTGCCATGCAGGCTGTTGGCCTGATTTGA
- a CDS encoding MFS transporter — protein MTHRPHSLSIQQVLICGAAIVTLSMGIRHGFGLWLQPITQAQNWSRETFAFAIAIQNLVWGVSGIFAGMLADRFGAFRVILTGSILYAMGLIGMAYATSALVFSLTAGGLIGMAQAGTTYAIVYGVIGRNISANRRSWAMGIAAAAGSFGQFLMVPTEGFLINNIGWQQALVALAAAALLMIPLARGLREPHFRDGAGHFRDQSIMQALQEAFPYRSFQLLMAGYFVCGFQVVFIGVHMPSYLKDQGLAPQVASYSLALIGLFNVLGTYASGLLGQKVEKKFILAFIYLARAVVISVFLVVPLTPMSVYVFSAVMGLLWLSTVPPTNAAVAQIFGVAHLSMLSGFVFFSHQIGSFLGVWLGGFLYDRTGSYDLVWYIAIGLGVLAALLNLPIKEAALVRTPVQQGV, from the coding sequence ATGACACATCGACCTCATTCACTTTCCATCCAGCAGGTTTTGATCTGCGGCGCAGCCATTGTGACCCTGTCCATGGGCATTCGACACGGTTTTGGCTTGTGGCTTCAGCCCATCACACAAGCGCAGAACTGGAGTCGCGAAACATTCGCGTTCGCCATTGCCATTCAAAATCTGGTGTGGGGGGTTTCCGGTATTTTTGCTGGCATGCTGGCAGATCGTTTTGGTGCTTTCCGGGTGATTCTGACTGGCTCCATTTTGTACGCCATGGGCTTGATTGGCATGGCCTACGCCACATCTGCACTCGTGTTCTCACTAACCGCTGGCGGCTTGATTGGCATGGCGCAGGCGGGCACCACTTATGCCATCGTTTACGGCGTGATTGGGCGCAATATCAGCGCCAACAGGCGCTCATGGGCGATGGGCATTGCTGCTGCGGCGGGTTCATTTGGCCAATTTTTAATGGTGCCTACAGAAGGTTTCTTGATCAACAACATCGGCTGGCAACAGGCTTTGGTGGCATTGGCCGCGGCGGCCTTGCTGATGATTCCTTTGGCCAGAGGACTGCGTGAACCTCATTTTCGTGACGGTGCCGGACATTTCAGGGATCAATCGATCATGCAGGCACTTCAGGAGGCCTTCCCATACCGCAGCTTTCAGTTACTGATGGCAGGCTATTTTGTCTGTGGTTTTCAGGTGGTATTTATCGGCGTACACATGCCAAGCTACTTAAAAGACCAGGGCCTTGCGCCCCAAGTGGCCAGTTATTCACTGGCGCTGATTGGTTTGTTTAATGTATTGGGTACATACGCTTCCGGCCTGCTGGGTCAAAAGGTCGAAAAGAAATTTATCCTGGCCTTCATTTACCTTGCTCGCGCAGTTGTGATCAGCGTGTTTTTGGTCGTGCCTTTGACCCCCATGAGTGTGTATGTGTTTTCTGCCGTGATGGGGTTGTTGTGGTTGTCCACCGTGCCTCCGACCAATGCAGCTGTAGCTCAGATTTTTGGTGTGGCGCATTTATCGATGTTAAGTGGCTTTGTGTTTTTCAGCCATCAAATCGGTTCATTTCTAGGTGTCTGGCTGGGTGGTTTTTTGTATGACCGCACCGGTAGCTATGATCTGGTTTGGTATATCGCCATTGGACTGGGGGTGTTGGCAGCTTTGCTGAATTTGCCCATCAAAGAAGCTGCCTTGGTGCGCACACCTGTTCAACAAGGTGTTTGA
- a CDS encoding class I SAM-dependent methyltransferase, whose amino-acid sequence MDVHQHHLASEPSAWVKRWTHLLPGGASVLDIACGHGRHMKWLTGQGCHCVGIDRSTQAIESASRYGTALQADIENGPWPFSCEGEPQTFDAVIVTNYLWRPLFPTLLASLAPGGLLLYETFAHGNETVGKPSRPDFLLKPAELLQWCQNFQVIAFEDGFLARPARFVQRIAAIKPIATTESGQIPERHLLSLE is encoded by the coding sequence ATGGATGTGCATCAGCATCATCTTGCGAGCGAACCCTCTGCCTGGGTGAAACGCTGGACACACTTGTTGCCCGGCGGTGCCAGCGTTCTCGACATCGCTTGCGGCCATGGCCGACATATGAAATGGTTGACCGGGCAAGGCTGCCACTGTGTAGGTATTGATCGCTCAACGCAAGCGATTGAGTCGGCTAGCAGGTACGGTACAGCGTTACAGGCCGATATTGAAAACGGACCATGGCCATTCAGTTGCGAAGGCGAGCCACAAACATTTGATGCGGTCATCGTGACCAACTATCTCTGGCGACCTTTGTTTCCAACCCTGTTGGCAAGCCTGGCGCCTGGCGGTTTGCTGCTGTATGAAACTTTTGCCCATGGTAATGAAACTGTTGGCAAACCCTCTCGCCCCGATTTTTTGTTAAAACCAGCAGAGTTGCTGCAATGGTGCCAAAACTTTCAGGTGATTGCTTTTGAAGATGGTTTTCTGGCTCGCCCCGCACGTTTTGTGCAACGCATTGCGGCCATTAAGCCTATAGCCACGACAGAATCAGGACAGATACCGGAACGCCACCTACTCTCGCTAGAATAA
- a CDS encoding acyl-CoA thioesterase has translation MTSGLSAKPQPEPRSAYRLFQTITTRWMDNDVYGHVNNVVYYSWFDTAVNAELIKQGVLDMARGDTIGLVIETQCNYFAPLTFPQLIEAGIRVAHIGNSSVRYEVGLFAQGEMQTAAKGHFVHVYVDRHSRRPVLLPKVFKRILENFL, from the coding sequence ATGACAAGCGGGCTGTCTGCCAAACCACAGCCCGAACCTCGCAGCGCTTATCGGCTATTTCAAACGATTACCACCCGCTGGATGGACAATGATGTGTATGGTCATGTTAACAACGTGGTCTATTACAGCTGGTTTGACACTGCGGTCAATGCTGAACTGATCAAGCAAGGTGTGCTGGACATGGCGCGTGGTGACACCATCGGCCTGGTAATCGAAACTCAATGTAATTACTTTGCGCCATTGACTTTTCCTCAGTTGATTGAGGCAGGTATCCGTGTTGCACACATTGGAAATTCCAGCGTACGTTATGAGGTTGGTCTGTTTGCGCAAGGTGAAATGCAAACTGCAGCCAAAGGGCATTTTGTTCATGTCTATGTGGATCGGCATTCGCGCCGCCCAGTGCTTTTGCCCAAAGTATTCAAACGTATTTTAGAAAATTTTTTATGA
- a CDS encoding roadblock/LC7 domain-containing protein, with translation MRTDMFQQSLEDLNGSTADIEASALISTDGLMIASALPHGMDEDRIGAMSAALLSLGERTARELARGSLERVLIQGERGYVIMSSAGPEAVLTVLAKSNAKLGLIFLDIKRAAETLSKLI, from the coding sequence ATGCGAACAGATATGTTTCAACAATCGCTGGAGGACCTTAATGGTTCTACGGCGGACATTGAAGCCTCAGCTTTGATTTCTACCGATGGACTGATGATCGCATCAGCACTGCCTCATGGTATGGATGAGGATCGGATTGGCGCGATGTCTGCCGCTTTGCTATCTTTGGGTGAGCGTACTGCACGTGAATTGGCGCGGGGTTCGTTAGAACGTGTGTTGATTCAAGGCGAACGTGGCTACGTCATCATGAGTTCAGCCGGTCCTGAAGCAGTATTGACTGTACTCGCCAAGTCCAATGCAAAATTGGGCCTCATTTTTCTGGACATCAAGCGTGCTGCTGAGACGCTGTCCAAATTGATTTAA
- a CDS encoding phosphate/phosphite/phosphonate ABC transporter substrate-binding protein has protein sequence MTITFLIAPDFSPERFAGWHMLNTALQRRSGVHLHLVTPATAHEQSEVMATGQADLVYANPFDAVDMIRTQGYVPFARPAQRFDEMVIATGSESGVATVEDLRPGCRIALTENRDVKLIGLRLLEPADLAESHIEWVHVDSYQAAARKAIKGEVEAAFFLADAYASLTKLTRSHLRVLVESAIHDISHVLLAHPRLAGDLAAIEKAFLGIGQIQGDVELLDALGFPHGFEVMSQEQAEFMIDLMDTLLD, from the coding sequence ATGACAATCACTTTTTTGATTGCCCCCGATTTTTCTCCAGAGCGTTTTGCGGGCTGGCATATGCTCAATACTGCTTTGCAACGGCGCTCAGGCGTTCACCTTCACTTGGTGACCCCTGCTACTGCTCACGAGCAATCTGAAGTCATGGCAACTGGTCAAGCCGACTTGGTGTACGCCAATCCTTTTGATGCGGTGGATATGATTCGTACTCAAGGTTATGTCCCCTTTGCTCGTCCGGCACAGCGTTTTGATGAAATGGTTATTGCGACAGGTTCCGAGTCTGGTGTAGCGACAGTGGAGGATTTGCGACCTGGTTGTCGTATTGCATTAACTGAAAACAGGGATGTGAAATTAATCGGTTTGCGCTTGCTGGAACCTGCTGATCTGGCGGAGTCTCATATTGAATGGGTTCATGTTGACAGTTACCAAGCTGCGGCCCGTAAAGCAATCAAAGGCGAGGTGGAAGCTGCTTTTTTTCTGGCGGATGCATATGCCTCCTTGACAAAGTTGACGCGTAGCCATCTGCGTGTGCTGGTTGAGAGCGCCATTCACGATATTTCCCATGTGCTTCTAGCTCATCCGCGTTTGGCTGGCGATCTTGCTGCTATTGAAAAAGCATTTTTGGGCATTGGTCAAATACAGGGTGATGTTGAGCTTCTGGATGCGCTTGGTTTTCCTCATGGATTTGAAGTCATGTCACAAGAGCAGGCGGAGTTCATGATTGACTTGATGGACACCTTGTTAGATTGA
- the bamC gene encoding outer membrane protein assembly factor BamC translates to MNHFSKLALLGLSLTLGACSVLQGDKVDYKSAGKAPPLDIPPDLTQLSRETRYAAPGAPVTASSFQLGQTSVQTTPTAVTALGDVRIERAGNQRWLVIDRPADKLWEPVKDFWQENGFLLAMDQANLGIMETDWAENRAKIPQDIIRSTIGKVFDSLYSTGERDKFRTRLERNANGGTDIFISHRGMMEVYSSASKDQTVWQPRAADPELEAEFLRRLMVKLGVTQEQSKVIVAAGVAQNGAKISQVNGQPVVQIEDGFDRAWRRVGLSLDRTNFTVEDRDRSKGIYFVRYVASVADKAEPGFFSNLFSSSPKDNAPQKFRIAVLSQGNLTTVSVQNADGSTAPAEQARRIVQVIADDLK, encoded by the coding sequence GTGAATCATTTTTCCAAACTTGCACTTCTTGGCTTGAGCCTTACTCTGGGAGCCTGCTCGGTTCTGCAGGGTGACAAAGTGGATTACAAAAGTGCGGGGAAAGCCCCACCGCTGGATATTCCCCCGGATTTAACCCAACTTTCCCGCGAAACACGATACGCGGCCCCCGGCGCGCCAGTGACTGCATCAAGCTTTCAGCTTGGTCAAACCAGCGTTCAGACAACGCCAACCGCCGTAACAGCCTTGGGCGATGTTCGAATTGAACGGGCAGGCAATCAGCGTTGGCTGGTGATTGATCGCCCGGCAGACAAGCTATGGGAACCAGTCAAGGACTTCTGGCAAGAGAACGGTTTTTTGCTGGCTATGGATCAAGCCAATCTGGGCATTATGGAAACCGACTGGGCTGAAAATCGGGCCAAGATTCCCCAGGATATCATTCGCAGCACCATCGGCAAGGTATTTGACTCCTTGTACTCCACGGGTGAACGCGACAAATTCCGCACGCGACTGGAACGTAACGCCAATGGCGGTACAGATATCTTCATCAGCCATCGAGGCATGATGGAGGTCTACAGTAGCGCCAGTAAAGACCAAACCGTTTGGCAACCACGTGCCGCAGATCCAGAGCTCGAAGCTGAATTTTTGCGTCGTTTGATGGTGAAACTTGGTGTGACTCAAGAGCAATCCAAAGTCATCGTGGCTGCAGGTGTGGCTCAAAATGGTGCAAAAATCAGCCAGGTGAATGGCCAGCCAGTGGTTCAGATTGAGGATGGTTTTGACCGTGCTTGGCGTCGCGTCGGCTTGTCTCTGGATCGAACCAACTTCACCGTTGAAGACCGTGACCGCAGTAAAGGCATTTACTTTGTGCGTTATGTAGCTTCTGTGGCGGACAAGGCTGAACCAGGGTTCTTCAGCAATTTGTTCAGCTCATCTCCCAAAGACAATGCTCCCCAAAAATTCCGTATCGCAGTGCTGAGTCAAGGTAATCTCACGACGGTTTCTGTACAAAATGCAGATGGCTCGACTGCACCTGCTGAACAAGCCCGGCGCATTGTTCAGGTGATTGCAGACGATCTGAAATAA
- a CDS encoding LutB/LldF family L-lactate oxidation iron-sulfur protein, whose translation MSKAIQIQSIKAFKTRSKAVLDNPGQRKNFRGAMDFLQAKRRAQFTDEDELQSLRELGASIRRYSLANLPRLLEQLETQLTANGVQVHWAQNSDEANAIALSIAQRVQAKSIIKGKSMVSEEVGFNHAMAAAGIEAFESDMGEYIVQLAGEAPSHIIMPAIHKTKQEIAQLFADEVPGVSYTEDVDALIQIGRRVLRHKFADADIGLSGVNFAVAETGTLCLVENEGNGRMCTTVPKVHIAITGIEKVVEKLEHVPPLLSLLTRSATGQSITTYVNMISGPRKVDEKDGPQEVHLILLDNGRTQAYADDELRATLQCIRCGACMNHCPVYARIGGHAYGTTYPGPIGAIISPHMLGLDMTYPLAFASTLCGACNEVCPVKIPITDILVRLRNEAQAKPETEEATLRGSGSARTVAASAVWSMWSQVYSRSGLYKLASWFMSRGRSLSPSEQGAWTRSRTPLVPAPKRLRDLMKDRQQ comes from the coding sequence ATGAGCAAAGCAATTCAAATTCAGTCGATCAAAGCTTTCAAAACCCGCAGTAAAGCGGTGCTGGACAACCCAGGGCAACGTAAAAACTTTCGTGGTGCAATGGACTTTTTGCAAGCCAAACGGCGCGCGCAATTCACTGATGAGGATGAGTTGCAAAGTTTGCGTGAACTTGGCGCATCTATAAGACGTTATAGCTTGGCCAATTTGCCACGTTTGCTAGAGCAACTTGAAACTCAATTGACTGCGAATGGTGTGCAGGTACATTGGGCACAAAACTCGGATGAAGCAAATGCAATTGCCTTGAGTATTGCTCAGCGCGTGCAAGCTAAAAGCATTATCAAAGGCAAATCCATGGTAAGCGAAGAGGTGGGTTTTAACCATGCCATGGCGGCAGCTGGTATAGAAGCTTTTGAGTCGGATATGGGCGAATATATTGTGCAGTTGGCAGGTGAAGCCCCGTCTCACATCATCATGCCAGCGATTCACAAAACCAAGCAAGAAATTGCTCAGTTGTTTGCGGATGAAGTACCGGGTGTCAGTTATACCGAAGACGTGGATGCGTTGATTCAAATTGGTCGACGGGTATTGCGGCACAAGTTTGCAGACGCAGATATCGGTTTGTCGGGTGTTAATTTTGCTGTGGCCGAAACGGGTACGTTGTGTCTGGTTGAAAATGAAGGCAATGGCCGGATGTGCACCACGGTACCCAAGGTACATATTGCAATCACAGGTATTGAAAAAGTAGTCGAAAAGCTTGAGCATGTGCCACCGCTATTAAGCTTGTTAACGCGTTCTGCAACGGGTCAGTCCATAACGACCTACGTCAACATGATCAGCGGTCCACGTAAGGTGGATGAGAAAGATGGTCCGCAAGAGGTTCATCTGATTTTGCTTGACAACGGACGAACCCAAGCCTATGCAGATGACGAATTGCGTGCTACTTTGCAGTGCATTCGCTGTGGTGCCTGTATGAACCACTGCCCGGTCTATGCGCGTATTGGTGGACATGCTTATGGCACTACTTACCCAGGGCCAATTGGTGCCATTATCTCGCCACACATGCTGGGGTTGGATATGACTTACCCGTTAGCCTTTGCTTCGACACTATGTGGTGCTTGCAACGAAGTGTGCCCAGTCAAGATTCCTATTACAGACATTTTGGTGCGCTTGCGAAATGAAGCGCAAGCCAAACCTGAGACTGAAGAAGCCACCTTGCGCGGCAGCGGATCTGCGCGCACAGTAGCCGCTTCGGCGGTGTGGAGTATGTGGTCGCAGGTGTATAGCAGGTCTGGACTTTACAAGTTAGCGTCTTGGTTCATGAGCCGAGGCAGATCCTTATCACCCTCTGAACAAGGTGCCTGGACGCGCAGTCGTACACCATTGGTTCCCGCGCCCAAGCGTTTGCGTGATTTGATGAAAGATCGTCAACAGTAA